The nucleotide sequence TTGTCCTAGAATTAGCGGAGAGAGTTGTTCTGCTTTACGATGGAACTAAAGTTTTTGACGGTTCTGTTGATGAATTCTTCCGGCTTAATTTGAGAAATTACGACTTAGAAAAGCCTGAACTTCTTAGGATCAGCGAATCCCTTGGCATCGGCCTTGTGAGAAGTGTTGATGAGTTCGTGAATTCGCTCTTAGAGAGGGTGAGAACATGATGTACAACCTCTATATTGAGAGGGATTCATTCCTCCACCGCTTAGATCCAAGGGTCAAAATAATTTCCTCACTTCTAGGCATTCTAGCCATGATTCTCTTTAATTCTCCGTATCTGCTCTTCATACTCTTTGCCCTGCTTTCCCTTTCTCTCAAATTCCTTGGAAAAATTAGCTTTAAGGAGCAGATAAAGGTGTTGAAGCCACTAACTCCTCTGATAATCATAACAATCGTGATCTGGCCTTTTATTTTAGAACCAAAGACATTTGGACTCTTTATTGGCTTGGGATACGCTTTAAGATTAGCTTCAATGGCCATGATAACTTTTGGCCTTTTAATGACAACAACCCAGAGAGAGCTGATCTTAGGCTTCATAAAGCTTAAAATGCCCTATGAGATTGGACTAACCCTCACAATAGCTCTGAGATACATCCCAACTCTTTTTAACTTAGCCCAGACAATAATTGATGCACAAAAATCAAGAGGCCTTGAGCTAGAAAAGGGTAGCTTTTTCTCAAGGATTAGGAAGACAGTACCCATCTTAATTCCTTTGATAATTGCATCAATAAAAACAGCCCACGAGCTGAGCATAGCTTTAGAAAGCAGAGCATTTGGGGCGAATAAAGAGAGAACTTTCTTATACACAATCGAGATGAATAGAAAAGACTATGTGGCACTGATTATTGTGTTTCTGCTGTTTGGCTTAGCCTTATATGCAAGATACCAGCTTGGAATTGGATATGTGAAGCTATACTAAAAAGAGCTTAGCTTTTTTGTCAATTGGAATGCTGTGCTCCCCAATATTTTTCACAAATTCCAGTGGAGCTTTAAGGACGCTGATATTCATTCGGTAATGTCCCCTATATCCACTTGTCCTCAAAACCAAGAGATGTTCAAACAGCTCGGGAATGCTGAACAGCCTTCTGAATTCAGAATTTAGGTCTAGTTCGTTTATTTCAAGGGTATTATGTGACAAAACTAAGAATAACCCCTTTTCATCAACTGTCTTTCTCATCTTAATCAGCTTTTCCTTTGACTGATTCTCAAGAATTGAGAAATTTGAGACAAAGACAAATGAATTATCCTCAACAAGCTCCAAAGCGGAGGATAGCTCATCTAAAGTGTAAATTTTGCCCAGGAATAAGTTCTCAGTGTTTTCAGAAAGCTTACTCAGAAGTTTCAAGGAGAACCCGTTGGTTGGCTCAAGATAGTAAGCAGTTATTCCAGAGTTAAGAGCATTTGCAAGAGAAGAATACTGGAGAATTGTCTGTGCAAGAGCATCAGTAGTTACTACAGCCGCCATGCTCCCTTCTTCTAGCTCACCAACTAATGGTGAAAGCTCTTCAATGAGACCCACTCTTTTCTTATCTTCACCAGCTGGCTTGAAGAACATTGGCATCAAAGGATTAATTCTAAATTCAAATATTTATAATTTGCGAAAATAGTGAAAAAATAAAAAGTTTCAAAGAGCGGCTAAAAGAGAAAGGCCAACTATTACACCAATTATTATCATTAGGATTATGGCTATCACTATTGCAAAGAGCCATGCTATTATCGCTTTGCCCCAATCTGTATTAAAAACTGTTTTAACAATCCAGAGGAATGCTATTAATCCAAGCAGTCCTCCAATATAGGGGATTACTGCACCAACAATGGCTGAAACTATGAACCCACCAAGTGTTGCAATGAAAGCTTTTCCAAAGCTTGCATCTTCGATTTTTGCAAACTTAGCACCCAACCAAAGGAAGACTGAGTCTATTGCTATCACAACCAAAAATACAACTATTGCCATAGCTCCAAGAGCTCCAAACATTGCCATTGGTCCAGCTGGTGGCATCATAAATCACCTTATTTTGAAATAAACACTTCAAAGTTTATTAAGGTTTTTAATTTTCCAAAGAAACTTTCTGCGAAAAAGCTTTAAGCATTCTTCCTTAGGTGTTGAGGGGATTAAAATGCTCGAATCAATTAGGGAATTTTTATGGATTTACTTCATAAGGCCTATGTACACAAGGGAAGGATACAATCCATACAACACCCTCGTCTACGCAATTCTTCTAGGCTTAGGTGTCATATATTCCTATAAGTATATAATCAAACCTCTCAAGATTAAAGTTGATGAAAAGCTCTTCTGGGCTGTTACTCCCATGGTCGTCTTTGGAGCAACTGTCAGAGCGTTAGTTGATGGTGGAGTGCTGAAGCCAAATCCTCTGATTTTAACACCTGGGATATTCTTCACAGCATTTTTCCTGATTGTTCCTGCTTTGATAGCTGATGCAAAACTGAAAACATACCCAAAAGTCACAATAGCTTGGGGCACAATTTTGGCATTGTATGCAAACTATCTCCTTGTAACACACGTTAAAAGCTGGAAGCCTTATGAGCTTACAATTTTCTGGACGATAGTTTTTGTGCTCCCAGTTCTTGTTTTCTACAAGTTTAAGCCCTTTGAGAAGCTTTACCTATACCCTGTCTTAGCTCACCTCTTTGACATAGGTTCAACAGTTGTGGCAATACACTATTACGGCTACAGAGAAGTACACTGGCTTGAAAATATCCTCGTTACAAAATTTGGGGCATTCATTTACTACCCATGGATACTCTTTATCCTAATAGTCGTTTATTATGGGCTCAAGTGGCTTGTACCAGATGGGGAAGAAAGGAGATACTGGTATCTGGCAATTTACATTCTCGGCCTAGGCCCAGCAATAAGAGACCCAGCACAGATGATTTTACAGCTTGCAGGTTAGTCTTTTCTTAACTTTCTCCCCTCTTCTAGCTCTCTTCTCAAAGTCCTTGCCTCAAACTCTGCATTCTTAACCCTAAACACCTTTGCAATTCTCTCGACTGCTTCAAGCTTTCTAATTATGCCATCAAGCCACGTAAAGATGTCCCCGGGATAAAGAATCAGACCATATATCTTTCTGAAATACTCACTTATCTGAGTTGGATGCTTCCCTTCTCTCCTCAGCTCTATGATGCGGTCGCTTATTCTATGCATCGCATACTCAGTGCACTCTTTTTCTTCACACATAAAGAAATCTTGATAAATCGTGAAGAGCCTCTCTTGAGCATTTGGACTCAGCTCTGGGATAACTTTTTCAAGCTCCTCTAAAATCGAAGCAAAGCTTGGAGAAAAGATGTTAGCACTCAGCCTTCCTCTAACCGCCCCTTCCAGTTCTCTTTGCAAAGTTCCGCTTAAATAGACATTTTCAAAAGGCAAAAGCGTGATTGCAATCTCTCTTGGACTTTTCTTAGCTAAGTTTTCTCTAATGAACTGAGCTTCACTTGGCAGTAAAAAGCTCATGCTGACAGCTCTTCCGTAAGGTGTAACATTCACGAGCTTACCTCTGAGTTTAACAAAATCATACTCCTCAAGCTTTTCCAAAACCTTTTCAGCGCTTTGATTTGCGCCCAAACATTTGTTTTGAACTTCTTCTATATCATCCAAATATGAAAAAACACATGAGTGTGCCAAGACCTGATCCTGCTCAAGCTCATCGCTCCACTCAACATAAACAGGTTCAATAGGTGCTGTTAACAGCTTAAATGCAACTTCATCTTCCGTGCTTTCCATTTGAGCTGAGTATTTCTTCCCAGGCTCAATTATGAGATAAACCTTGCCCTTTTCATGATAGAGAGGTCTCCCAGCTCTTCCAAGCATCTGGTGAAACTCTCTAACGCTCAGCCACTTATTGCCCATTGCCAGGCTTTCAAAGATTACCTGACTCGCTGGAAAATCAACCCCAGCTCCTAAAGCCGCTGTAGTTACAACAACATCAAGCATCTGAGCTTGAAACTCCATCTCTGTGAGCTTTCTTTGATGATAAGGCAAGCCAGAGTGATAGGGTTTTGCTTTCAATCCTCTGCTTGTTAAAAATGCAGCTAGCTCATGGCATCTCTTCCTTGAAAAGGTGAAAACTATAGTCTGGCCTTTATAGCCCTGCTTCGACTTTCTCATAGCCTCAGCTTTAGCCAATTGGGCTATGTAGCGCCATTTTTCACTTTCATTTCTCGCTAAAATGACGTGCCTCTCTAAAGCCACTGGTCTCTCATCATAGACAACTAACTTAAGCCCAAGCTCCTTTGAAAGTTCTTCAGGATTTCCAATTGTAGCACTCAGCCCAATGAACTGAGCTTTTGGATAGAGCTTTCTTAATCTCGCTATGAGGCCATCCAATCTTGCTCCTCTCTCCTCGTCATCAATCATGTGAATTTCATCAATGACAATAGTCCCAACTTTTCCAATTTTTCTGCCAGCTCTCAATAAGTAGTCGATTCCCTCATAAGTTCCAACAATTATGTCGGCATCAATTCCCGTATCCACAACGACGAGCTCGTCTTTAGTCTTAATTCTGCTCATACCAACTCTAATCGCCACTCTTAAGCCAAGCTTAGAATATCTCCTTTTGAAATCCTCATATTTTTGATTTGCCAAGGCCACAAGGGGAACCAAAAAAAGCATTTTCTCTCCTTTTAACGCCTTAGTAACTCCAGCTAGTTCCCCTATAAGGGTTTTCCCGCTCGCTGTGGCTGAAACAATAAGAAGGTTCTCTCCTTTTAACAGACCATGCTGAATAGCTAAGCTCTGAACTGGTATAAGCTCCTTTACACCTTCTTTCTTCAACACATCTTTGAACTCTTCTGGAATTTTAAGCTCGTCAATACTTAGCTTTTTGACTTTAATTCTCTTCGGCTTAAGCTCATCCCATTTTGTAACTTCAGGATTTTTAGTTGGGTCAAATCTTGGATCAAAAACCATCAAAACTTTATCCAAATCCCTAAATCGTTGCAAAAGCTTCTTTGCTTGGTCAAACATTCCTAAACTCCTAAAGCGATACCGGAGCTCATTTTTAAGCTCTTCCTCTGCACACTTCTCACATATGTACTCGCTATGGAATTTTATTCTATTTCCTTCAGTTAATACCGTTATCTTTCCGTTAAGGAGGCAAAAACGGCAGAGGTGAGCTTTTTCGACCCTCTTATTTTGAAGCCTTACTCTAAAATATCCCTCCCACTCATCTGCATCTACTAAAACAATTCTCGCCTGTCTAAGCAGCTTTTCAATCTCTTTAGGATTTCTATATTGGCTTCCCTCAAGAACTTTAAACAAACGGTTGTCTCTCATAATTAACCGATAAATCCTATCAGCTTTCAAATTCTGCATTTGAGAAAGTTTCTCGGGTTCTTTCGCAATGTAATATGCTTCAAGCTCATTCTTTTTCCTGCCTTTTCTGATTACAAACAGCATTGAAATCACCTGAACTTATTGCACTACCTTCTCCTTCTTGAACGCCTTTCCTTATACAGGACAACCCCATTCTCCTTAAAAGCATCTATGATAACTGAGACTTTAGCCCTTTTCATGTTCTTTCCAAGGTATTTCGCAGAAAGATTCCTTACAAACTCTTTAAGCTGAGGGACGTCTTTAAAGTTTGCCCTTATTAAAATTTGGAATTCTCCAGTTTTTCTATAAACTCCAACAACATTGTCAAGCTGACTTATGTTGTATAACATTTTATCGACAGTTTCATTATCAACGAGAAGCTCAACTTCAATTATTGCCTGAACAAATTCGTTCAAAAAGGTTGGATCAACTATTGCAGAATACCCCTTAATAGCACCCAAATTCTCAAGTTTTTCTATTCTGTTCTTTATACTTGCCGGTGAAAGTCCAATTTTTCTTCCTAGCTCTGTCAGAGTAGCTCTGCCATTCTTCCGGAGCTCCCTGAGAATTTCTTCATCTTTTTCGTCTATGCCTACCATTTTCACCCAAACAAAATAGAAAGAGAAAGGTTATTATTTTTTCGCTATTCGATTGTATGGACTTGAGGTAAAGTAGAGAGTTTAATGGGAGCACCGAAAGCCCTGTCACCAGCATCTCCTAAGCCAGGCAAGATGTAGCCGTGGTCATTTAATTCCCTATCAATCTTTGCTACAAATATTTCTACCTCAGGATATGCTTCTTTAATCCTGCTTATTCCCTCTGGTGCTGCTAGAACTCCGAGAACAATCAAGCGCTTTGGAGTCCCGTACTTTTTAATCTCTTCAATTACCTTAAGCAAGGTTGAACCAGTTGCAATCATTGGATCAGTTATTATAACCGTGTCCTCTGGTTTTATCTGGGGTATCTTAACGTAGTTCATCTCTATCTCAAACTTTGGTGCCTTACCTCTTGATGCTGAAATTATACCAACTCTAGCATGTTCAAAAACCTTTATCAGCCCCTCCATAAGTGGAATTGCTGCTCTCAAGACCGTAACAATTACAACGTTCTTTCTATCCTTAACAATGATACCTTCCGTCTCTTCAAGAGGAGTTTCAACTTTAATTTTCTCTACTTCCATTGTTTTCGTTAATTCGTATCCCATGTACCTTCCTAGTTTTACTAATCCTTTTCTAAATGCTATTGAGTCCGTGTTTTTATCCCTAAGCTCTGTAAGAACCTCCATCAAAAAGGAGGAGTCCTCAAATGAGTAAACACCACTCCATCTTTTGTCCTCAATCATTACCCTCACCCCAAAACTTGATCTAAGATTATAGCAGTTAGAGCCCCAACGGCCATGCCGGATTCCAAAATGCTGGCTATGATTTTAGGGAAGTGCTCCAAAAATTCCGGAGGCAATTGAGGAGCACCCAATCCAACTATTAAAGCACTTGCAATTATGAGCATATTCCTATCATTTAACTCAACCTTATCCTTTATTAGCCTAAGCCCAGTAACGCTTATCATTCCGTACAACGCTATGGTTAATCCTCCTAAAACTGGTGCTGGAATTGAAGCTAAAATTCCCGAAAACTTTGGAATCAACGAGAGTAAGATTAGTATTAATCCGCCAATTTGAACAACCTGCCTGCTTGCCACTTTGGTTAAGGCAACCAAACCAATGTTCTCTGAGTAGCTCGTGGTTCCACATGCTCCTAAAAGACCAGCAATTGAACACGCTATGCCCTCGCTCATTATTCCCATATTGATGTTTTTGTTTGTTATGGGAGCTTCGCTTATGGCTGAGATTGCATGGTAATCTCCAACACTCTCGATTATGCTGACCATGAAGGCAAAGAGTAGTGTAACCACTGCAGTTATGTCGAAGACTGGAGCACCCCAAGGCAAAGGCTTTGGAATGCTGAAGAGTGGAAGCTCCTTTACCAAGCTTAGGTCAGCCATTCCCAACGCCAGACTTACTGAATAGCCAACGAGAGCTCCGACTATAACTGGCATTGCTCTCAGGGAACCTTTAGCCTTTAGAGCAACGTAAACTGTGGTTGCAAAGGTTATTAAGGCCACTAAGAAAGCCTTTGGAACGCTTTGCCCAGAGGGATCTGCAAAGTAGTTGAAAGTATATTTTACTGCAACATGAGCCAAGCTGAAGCCTATGAGCATTATTGTAACCCCTGTAACTACTGGAGAGAAGAGCCTCTTAATTCTCCCAACTATGCCCAAGCCACCAATTAATGCTTCTATAATCCCCCCAACAATCAATGCACCTTCCACAGCTGCTAGGCCTAAGCTCTTGCCAATGCTTATAATCCCTGGGATGAAGGCAAAGCTTGAGCCCTGAACAATTGGATATCTTGAACCTATTGTTGTTTGTAGGAGTGTTGCTATACCCATTGCCAAAAGAACCGCTTGTATCATCAGTGCAATTTCCTCAACGCTGAGCCCTATTGCAGTTCCAACAACAAGGGGCACTGTAACAGTTGCTCCAAACATTGCAAGAACGTGCTGGAAGCCCAAAAGAACTGCCCTCTTAGTCTCAACCTTCTCCTTAATACCAACTCTCATTCCATCCCCCATAAAAGCCCGCTCAATCTGTGTATGATTTTGTTTAAAAAGTTTTCGGATAATAAAAAAATTAACAAAAATATGTCAATCTCCTCTTTCCTCCGGAGGAACACTCTTCTCGGTTACAGGGATTATGCAGAGAAACTCAAAGGTCTCTGAATCTGGATTCTCATATCCGTGAGGCTCATTTGGAGGTATATACAGAAAGCTGCCCGGGACAACTTTCACTGTCTTTCTGCCGTTTGTTATGTAACCTTCCCCCTTAACTACAAATATTTCATGCTCCCATGGATGTTGATGAATAGGTATCCTTCCATCCTTCTTAATTACAAAATACCTCATTGCAAAGTTCTTTGCTCCAACTTTCGGAGAAACGAGCCATCTAATTGTTGTTTTCTCAACCCCTTCTATTGTAACTTCCTTTTCTTCCACATCAAGATAATGCCCAACGAACATTTCTGTCACCCAAAGGTCTTTAAGTTTTGAACTACTTAAGGGTTTTTGGTGAAAAACATGAGAAAGCTTTTCGTGTTGCTTTTAATAGGACTAATTATCTTCTCAGCAGGATGTACCCAGAAAGGAACAACTTCAACAGAGACTACTCAAATTGCAACCCAAGAAAAGTCAAGTGAGACACAAATAACAACTTCCACACCAACACAGACTCAAGCTCAAGGAATTAACTTCAAAGAGTACAAGCGTGGTGAGATAATCGGAAATTGGTGGAAGCTTTTTGATACAAGTGTAGTTTATGTCAGCAAGGGATATGAAGACTTAGCAAAGCACTACTTTCCAAATGCTCAAATAAAACCTGCAAGTGAGTTTGATAAAGGAATTGCAATTTTAAGCCCAAAAGATGCAAGAGAGCTTTTGAGAGGAAAGCCAATGCTGATTACAATCAACGACTATTTCGGCTATGTCCTTTACAAAGTTGGATACAAGTTCGTTGGACAGGATATGGGGATGATTGTGGCATACAAAGAAGACAACAAAGACAGGCTAATCTTTACAGGTAATGGAAAAGCCGGAACTGGAGCAGCATTGAAATATGCACTCGAAATTAAAGATGGAAAAAGAGAGCCAAAGGCAACATATATTCTGAGAAGGGGAGATTTTGAGGGCGTTGTGCTGAAAGAAATAGGCGACAACAACTGGAATGGAATTCCGGAAAGTGGAGAATACTGGATAATCAACGAAATTTACTTTAAGGAGCCATTTATTTACAACTGGCGCATTGTTAATGGGAAAAATGTAACGGTTAGTGGAGGATTCATCAGATACGTTAACGGCTCAAGAGTTTACATCTACGCTTTGAGCTTTAATGTGAGTGTTGAAGTTAAAAACGGAAATGGAGCAGAGATAACTTACGTTATCGAAAACATAAACCCAAGTATTATGGAGATTCCAGAGAATGCAGAAACTGGGAATACTTGGATTAAGTTCACTACAAATGAGGAACACTTTGTAATTCAAGCAAAGAATCTCGAAAACTTCACCTTCTTTGCTTTTGGTGACCACAGGCCTGGAAGTGGAAAGAAAGTCCCAGAGATGTTCTTGAAGGTTAGAGATGCCATGAACAATGACAGTGGGATATTCATAATTGACGGCGGAGACTTAATTTATTCCGGAAAAGTTGAGGAGTGGGGAGAGCTGTTTAAAGCTTGGAAGTTCAATAAACCCGTTTTCATAGCAGTAGGCAACCACGAGTACCAGGGAGAAGGAGTTAACATATACCACAAATACTTTGGACCAACAGATTATTCCTTTATCCTTGGAAACTACTACTTCATTTTCATGAACAATGTTCAAAATGGATACTCCCTGAGTGCTTCTCAGTGGAAATGGCTCGAAAATGAGCTTGAAAAAGCAAAGAAACTTAACAAGAAGCCAATAATTGTTATGCATACACCTCCAGTTGACCCAAGACCCGGAGGAGACCATTCAATGAAGCCAAGTGAGGGGGAGAAGTTACTTAATCTTATGAAAGAATACAACGCCTTTGGAATATTCAGCCACATTCACATCTACTGGTACGGAGAAAAGAACGGGGTCTACTTTGTAGTAACCGGTGGGGGTGGAGCTCCGCCATATGCTAAGCCTGACGAGGGAGGATTCTACCATTATGTCAAGATTTCTGTGGATGGGGGAATCCAGGTTGAACCTATAAAGGTCAGCTGATCCTTTTCCTATTTTTATTAACGAAAAGTTCTTAAAGTCATAATGCAGAAAAACAATAGGAGGAGGTGGGAATATGCAACCTCCAAAGAAAAAGAAAGTTGAAGAGATAGAGGAAGAAGAGTTCTTCGAGGAAGAGGAATTTGAAGATTGGGAAGAGGACTGGGAAGAAGAGTGGGAAGAGGAAGAATGGGAGGAGGATTGGGAAGAGGAGGAAGAGTGGGAAGAAGAGGAATGGTGAGCTTTTTATTTTTGCACCTTTTCTATATAGTCTATATAGATGAGTGTATTTAGCTATATTCTATTTCGACAACCTATTTATATGCTCCAACTGACGGTTTCTTGGGTGGGGATAAGTGCTCGAGACCCTTACAGATCCATGGCTTTTTATCACGATCGCTGTTGGTCTTTTCATGGCCTGGGCAATAGGCGCAAATGATGCTGCAAATTCCATGAGCACTGCTGTTGGAGCTGGAGCAATAACCCCAAAGCAGGCGGTCATAATTGCTGGGATTTTAGAGTTCACTGGAGCTTATTTCTTTGGAAAGAGCGTTACAGAAACTATAAGAAAAGGTATAATCGACCTCTCCCAAATAACAGAGCCAACCGTTCTAATCTACGGTTCGATAGCAGCTTTGCTTGCAGCTGCTTTGTGGCTTCTCATAGCAACAAAATTCGGGTTGCCAGTATCAACAACACACTCTATCATTGGTGGAATAGTTGGATATGGGATTGTATATGCAGGTCTGGGGATAGTCAATTGGGGCAAGATGGCTCAAGTGGTTGCCAGCTGGATTCTCTCGCCAGTTTTTGGAGCAATAATGGCATTTGTAGTCTTTAAAGCGATCTCAAAGACAATCCTCCAAAGCTCTACTCCAGTAAAAAGTGCCAAAACCCACTCTCCAATCTGGATTGGGTTAGCGTTCGTTGTGATTGGGGCAATGTTCTACATAAAAGTTATGCATGGGAAATCCTTGCTGACAGCAATCGTAAAGTTTGGAATTCCAGCAGGATTTGTAGCATTTATCATAAGTTTTGTGGTTTTAAGACGGAATTTCAAATCTGATGATCCATATATTGGAGTTGAGATGATATTTAAGAAAGTCCAAGTTCTAACATCAGCTTATGTTGCTCTATCCCACGGAGCCAATGACGTTGCCAACGCAATCGGCCCAGTGGCAGCTGTTTATGCTGTCGCCACAATGGGGCTAGCTGGAATGAAAGTCCCAGTGCCGAGATGGATTCTGGCAATGGGTGGTTTAGGAATTGCGGTTGGTGTTGCTACATACGGTTACAGAGTCATGGAAACTGTAGGGAAGAAAATTACAGAGCTGACAAATACAAGAGGATTCAGCATTGACTTCTCAGCAGCAACTGTCGTTTTAATTGCATCATGGCTTGGACTTCCAATTTCAACCACACACACAGTAGTTGGAGCAGTCATTGGTGTAGGGTTAGCAAGGGGAGTAAAAGCAATAAACAAGGACATTGTTAAAGATATAATAATTTCATGGTTTGTAACTGTGCCAATAGCCGCTATTGTCAGCGGGATAATATTTAAGATTTTGATGGTGATGTAAAATGCAAGTTTGGACTAAGCTCTTTGCGAAAAGCCCGTTTAAGCCTTTAATAAAGCACGCTGAAGTCGTGTTAGATACCGTGGAAACTCTTGAGAGAGCTCTTGAACTGTGGTATGATAAAAAATATGACGAAATGGAAAAAGTAGCGATTGAAGTTGACAACTTGGAAGATATTGCAGATAGGATTAAAGAAGAAATTAGAGACAGCTTAACAACAAAGCTCTTCATGCCAGTAAACAGAAATGACATTCTTGAGTATCTTCACATGCAAGATAAAATAGCAGATGCTGCTGAAGACACTGCAAAGTGGTTGCTCATAAAAAGGCCCAAAGAGATCCCAGAAGAAATCAAAGAAATTATCTTGAAGATGGGAAAGGAAAGCATTAAAGCTGCAAAGCTCGTCCACAAAGCAATAGTCCAGATGGATACTGTAATTGAGAGCGGGTTTAGTGAAAAAGAAATCGAAAAGGAATATGAGCTGATAAAGGAGATAGAAAGTGTTGAGAACAAAATAGATGGGCTTGACACAAAGCTCATGAAACTGGTTTTTGAGAACGAAGATAAACTCAGCTGGGGGGATGGGTTTTACATCTTAAATATAGCAAGAACGCTCAGCAACATCTCAGATAAGGCCAAGGACTCAGCAGAGAGAATAAGGCTTATGATGAACAAATGAAGAAGGAAAGCATCAGATTGCAATCATTGTTGACGTCATCTGTATTTCAGGCATTTTTCTTATTTTTTCTGTTATGAACTGGTCTAAGTCCTTGAGTGTGTCTGTCTCAACTTTAACAATCAAATCGTACTCTCCGTAAACCACGTAAGCTTCTTTAACTTCGGGCATTGCCAAAAGTTTCTCCATAACTTCTCTTTCCTTTCCAGCGGCTGTCACCATTAAAATAAATGCTGTCACCATGTCTACCACCAATTTATAGTTTGTTTCCTGAGATATTTAAGGCTATCGGAAAAGTGAATACAGATTTATGAATCGTGTCAAAATTTAGCTGAATTCTTTAAAAATAGTACTAATTTAAGTCCAAAGATATATATTTCAAACCTAACTATCTACTGAAAATGGGAAGTGCCATGATTGAGCATCTGATCAGCGGAGAAGAACTACAAGAGTTTGGGTATTTCATGAGAAAAAAAGGAATAGAAGAACTCATCTTTTATTCAAAGGGAACCACAAGCCTAGTTTTTCTTGGAAAATTCCAAGGAAAGAAGGTTGTTGTGAAGCTTGAGAGAGAAGACACTCCACGCAAGAATTTCAAAAGAGAGGCAGAGATCCTGAAATTGCTTGAGGGACATGACATAACTCCAGAACTTATAGACTACGGAATCTTTAGGGGAAAGGAATACTTGGTGAGAGAGTTCGCTGAGGGAGAACCCCTCCTATATGCAGATGTTGAAAAACACCATTTAATCGAAATTGCAAAGAAAACCCACAAGCTCGATGTTCTTGGTATAGATCATGGCCAAATTCAGGGGGGAAAGCATATTATAATTGGGAACGCTGTGTGGATAATTGACTTTGAAAA is from Thermococcus paralvinellae and encodes:
- a CDS encoding Lrp/AsnC family transcriptional regulator; translated protein: MVTAFILMVTAAGKEREVMEKLLAMPEVKEAYVVYGEYDLIVKVETDTLKDLDQFITEKIRKMPEIQMTSTMIAI
- a CDS encoding inorganic phosphate transporter encodes the protein MAWAIGANDAANSMSTAVGAGAITPKQAVIIAGILEFTGAYFFGKSVTETIRKGIIDLSQITEPTVLIYGSIAALLAAALWLLIATKFGLPVSTTHSIIGGIVGYGIVYAGLGIVNWGKMAQVVASWILSPVFGAIMAFVVFKAISKTILQSSTPVKSAKTHSPIWIGLAFVVIGAMFYIKVMHGKSLLTAIVKFGIPAGFVAFIISFVVLRRNFKSDDPYIGVEMIFKKVQVLTSAYVALSHGANDVANAIGPVAAVYAVATMGLAGMKVPVPRWILAMGGLGIAVGVATYGYRVMETVGKKITELTNTRGFSIDFSAATVVLIASWLGLPISTTHTVVGAVIGVGLARGVKAINKDIVKDIIISWFVTVPIAAIVSGIIFKILMVM
- a CDS encoding metallophosphoesterase family protein — encoded protein: MRKLFVLLLIGLIIFSAGCTQKGTTSTETTQIATQEKSSETQITTSTPTQTQAQGINFKEYKRGEIIGNWWKLFDTSVVYVSKGYEDLAKHYFPNAQIKPASEFDKGIAILSPKDARELLRGKPMLITINDYFGYVLYKVGYKFVGQDMGMIVAYKEDNKDRLIFTGNGKAGTGAALKYALEIKDGKREPKATYILRRGDFEGVVLKEIGDNNWNGIPESGEYWIINEIYFKEPFIYNWRIVNGKNVTVSGGFIRYVNGSRVYIYALSFNVSVEVKNGNGAEITYVIENINPSIMEIPENAETGNTWIKFTTNEEHFVIQAKNLENFTFFAFGDHRPGSGKKVPEMFLKVRDAMNNDSGIFIIDGGDLIYSGKVEEWGELFKAWKFNKPVFIAVGNHEYQGEGVNIYHKYFGPTDYSFILGNYYFIFMNNVQNGYSLSASQWKWLENELEKAKKLNKKPIIVMHTPPVDPRPGGDHSMKPSEGEKLLNLMKEYNAFGIFSHIHIYWYGEKNGVYFVVTGGGGAPPYAKPDEGGFYHYVKISVDGGIQVEPIKVS
- a CDS encoding serine/threonine protein kinase, producing MIEHLISGEELQEFGYFMRKKGIEELIFYSKGTTSLVFLGKFQGKKVVVKLEREDTPRKNFKREAEILKLLEGHDITPELIDYGIFRGKEYLVREFAEGEPLLYADVEKHHLIEIAKKTHKLDVLGIDHGQIQGGKHIIIGNAVWIIDFEKASTRRKPKNLTSAMAMLFLNENVISKRIREKFRINDEFLVELKKALKEYKESKNVKKILTLISSL
- a CDS encoding TIGR00153 family protein, which produces MQVWTKLFAKSPFKPLIKHAEVVLDTVETLERALELWYDKKYDEMEKVAIEVDNLEDIADRIKEEIRDSLTTKLFMPVNRNDILEYLHMQDKIADAAEDTAKWLLIKRPKEIPEEIKEIILKMGKESIKAAKLVHKAIVQMDTVIESGFSEKEIEKEYELIKEIESVENKIDGLDTKLMKLVFENEDKLSWGDGFYILNIARTLSNISDKAKDSAERIRLMMNK